One part of the Anaeromyxobacter sp. Fw109-5 genome encodes these proteins:
- a CDS encoding sodium:alanine symporter family protein yields the protein MSTLQAFLSWASGIVWGVPTILLLVGTGLYLTLALRGLQFTRLAASLRLAFLVRKEVGAEGDVSHFQALMTALAATVGVGNIAGVATAIAAGGPGALFWMWVTGLVGMATKYAEALLGVKYRVADEAGNMQGGPMYYLARGVGGRWGRALGGIFALFAAMASFGIGNMVQSNSVADALRASFGIRPLWTGIVIAALTGLVIVGGIRTIGRVTELFVPAMILFYLAGGLVVLALNWRGIPDIAAYVLRDAFSPAAPVGAFLGATLRDGIRWGLARGVFSNESGLGTGGIAAAAAQTRTPAAQALVSMTQTFIDTIVVCSITGFTIIATGAWTRADAVTGKALTGAPLTMAAFRTGLPGEWGGIIVSVGLALFAFSTILGWAYYGERALEYLLGRRVIPLFRLLFVVGAFVGSYVLELGHAEGLELVWTFSDVMNGAMALPNLVGLVLLVPVVVAETRATVWPSRSHPAARG from the coding sequence ATGAGCACCCTCCAAGCCTTCCTCTCCTGGGCGAGCGGGATCGTGTGGGGCGTCCCCACGATCCTCCTCCTCGTCGGCACCGGCCTGTACCTCACCCTCGCGCTGCGCGGGCTGCAGTTCACCCGCCTCGCCGCGTCGCTCCGGCTCGCGTTCCTCGTCCGCAAGGAGGTGGGCGCCGAGGGCGACGTCTCGCACTTCCAGGCGCTCATGACCGCGCTCGCCGCCACGGTGGGCGTCGGGAACATCGCCGGCGTCGCCACCGCGATCGCGGCGGGAGGGCCCGGCGCGCTCTTCTGGATGTGGGTGACCGGGCTCGTCGGGATGGCGACGAAGTACGCGGAGGCGCTGCTCGGCGTGAAGTACCGGGTCGCGGACGAGGCGGGCAACATGCAGGGCGGCCCGATGTACTACCTGGCGCGCGGGGTCGGCGGCCGCTGGGGCCGCGCGCTCGGCGGGATCTTCGCGCTCTTCGCCGCGATGGCGAGCTTCGGCATCGGCAACATGGTGCAGTCCAACTCGGTCGCCGACGCGCTCCGCGCCTCGTTCGGGATCCGCCCGCTCTGGACCGGGATCGTGATCGCGGCGCTCACCGGGCTCGTCATCGTCGGCGGCATCCGGACGATCGGGCGGGTCACGGAGCTCTTCGTCCCCGCGATGATCCTCTTCTACCTGGCGGGCGGGCTGGTGGTGCTCGCGCTCAACTGGCGCGGCATCCCGGACATCGCGGCCTACGTCCTGCGCGACGCGTTCAGCCCGGCGGCGCCGGTCGGCGCCTTCCTCGGCGCCACGCTGCGCGATGGGATCCGCTGGGGGCTCGCGCGCGGTGTGTTCTCGAACGAGTCCGGGCTGGGCACCGGCGGCATCGCGGCCGCCGCCGCGCAGACCCGCACGCCCGCGGCCCAGGCGCTCGTCTCGATGACGCAGACGTTCATCGACACCATCGTCGTCTGCTCCATCACGGGCTTCACCATCATCGCGACCGGCGCGTGGACGCGGGCCGACGCGGTGACCGGCAAGGCCCTCACCGGCGCGCCGCTCACCATGGCGGCCTTCCGCACCGGGCTCCCGGGGGAGTGGGGCGGGATCATCGTCTCCGTGGGGCTCGCCCTGTTCGCCTTCTCGACCATCCTGGGCTGGGCCTACTACGGCGAGCGCGCGCTGGAGTACCTCCTCGGACGGCGCGTCATCCCGCTCTTCCGCCTGCTGTTCGTGGTGGGCGCGTTCGTCGGGTCGTACGTGCTCGAGCTCGGCCACGCCGAGGGGCTCGAGCTCGTCTGGACGTTCAGCGACGTGATGAACGGCGCCATGGCGCTGCCGAACCTCGTCGGGCTCGTGCTGCTCGTCCCGGTCGTGGTGGCGGAGACGCGCGCCACCGTCTGGCCGTCCCGCTCCCACCCCGCGGCCCGCGGCTAG
- a CDS encoding M4 family metallopeptidase, which produces MHKSTDVARFVSLPPAARGLGQAAARTERDKKAQSAAFFRSYGAAIGVSDPAGLRHVSTVVDALGETHLTYRQFHDGVPVFAGTVKTHFDAAHKLKAVNGTAVPDLAVVPTPTWSAAQAAELALSAVVRERGPSGTLGIGSTKLYVYREGLAKGVPGEAQLAWEIEVTDGAGVRDLVYVGAHTGKVVETVAGIHDELNRRAYDGHELAFAPRSYPNAAYWTEGQGFPTASEEANNMIASSKEVYDFFKNAFGRDSFDGQGATMDAIFDRGYSCPNASWNGTFISFCPGTTTDDVTAHEWGHAYTQYTHDLIYAWQPGALNEAYSDIWGEIVDAINGRGGDAPDAARSAGACSTFSPPVAKLVVTAPASLAGEYFAQSASFGPRLTAAGITGEVVAALDPADAGGPSTLDACSPLTNAAAVLGKIALVNRGSCNFTVKVKNAQTAGAVAVIVANNAANGLPGMGGSDASVTIPSVGVQKATGDSIRAALAGAEVVTAKLVAQPGSDASVRWLMGEDSAAFSGALRDMWNPTCYSNPGKVTDRAYYVCDYAGDNGGVHTNSGVPNHAFALLVDGGSYNGQTIAGIGLTKAAHLYFRAADVYQVEDSDFADHATALESSCADLTGATLPALTGGASGETITAADCAEVARTIAAVELRTPPTFCGFRPLLNPQETPQCGAGTNGAKQAIQLFSFDAGASGWTSATFAAAPGDFTPREWTWLGALPNGRPGSAFFAPDPNIGTCAPGGDETGVLSLTSPAITLPGTTEFARATFWHWVATEAGFDGGNVKVSVNGGPWQLLPPSAFTYNGYNALLETAAAGNTNPLAGQPAWTGTDAGTLKSGTWGRSHVDLGTFAKAGDRIQLRFDLGTDGCGGRGGWYVDDVEVFSCTPNAATVAVEDAAYPEGDAGVATRGVTVRLSAATVQPVAVRYVVVDGTAQHGNDFEVAATSGTIVVPAGRTAASIAIGLKGDIVPEGDEAFLVRITGVTGATLADGEAVVTILEDDGAPPGQN; this is translated from the coding sequence ATGCACAAGTCGACCGACGTGGCGCGGTTCGTGAGCCTGCCGCCGGCTGCACGCGGGCTCGGCCAGGCCGCGGCAAGGACGGAGCGCGACAAGAAGGCGCAGTCCGCCGCGTTCTTCCGCAGCTACGGCGCGGCGATCGGGGTCTCGGATCCCGCCGGTCTCCGCCACGTCTCGACCGTCGTCGACGCGCTCGGCGAGACCCACCTCACGTACCGGCAGTTCCACGACGGCGTCCCGGTCTTCGCGGGAACGGTGAAGACGCACTTCGACGCGGCGCACAAGCTGAAGGCGGTGAACGGCACCGCGGTCCCGGACCTCGCGGTCGTCCCGACGCCGACGTGGAGCGCCGCGCAGGCGGCAGAGCTCGCGCTCTCCGCGGTCGTCCGTGAGCGGGGCCCCTCGGGCACCCTCGGGATCGGCTCGACGAAGCTGTACGTCTATCGCGAGGGGCTGGCGAAGGGCGTCCCGGGCGAAGCGCAGCTCGCGTGGGAGATCGAGGTGACCGACGGCGCCGGCGTCCGCGACCTCGTCTACGTCGGCGCGCACACGGGCAAGGTCGTCGAGACCGTCGCCGGGATCCACGACGAGCTGAACCGCCGGGCGTACGACGGGCACGAGCTCGCGTTCGCGCCGAGGAGCTACCCGAACGCCGCCTACTGGACGGAGGGGCAGGGCTTCCCGACCGCGTCCGAGGAGGCGAACAACATGATCGCCTCGTCGAAGGAGGTCTACGACTTCTTCAAGAACGCGTTCGGCCGCGACTCCTTCGACGGCCAGGGCGCCACGATGGATGCCATCTTCGACCGCGGCTACAGCTGCCCGAACGCTTCGTGGAACGGGACGTTCATCTCGTTCTGCCCGGGGACGACCACCGACGACGTGACCGCGCACGAGTGGGGGCACGCGTACACGCAGTACACCCACGACCTCATCTACGCGTGGCAGCCGGGCGCGCTCAACGAGGCGTACTCGGACATCTGGGGTGAGATCGTGGACGCCATCAACGGCCGGGGCGGCGACGCGCCGGACGCGGCGCGCAGCGCGGGCGCCTGCTCGACCTTCTCGCCGCCGGTCGCCAAGCTCGTCGTGACGGCGCCGGCCTCCCTCGCGGGCGAGTACTTCGCGCAGTCGGCGTCGTTCGGCCCGAGGCTGACCGCGGCGGGGATCACGGGCGAGGTCGTCGCCGCGCTCGATCCCGCCGACGCCGGAGGCCCCAGCACCCTCGATGCGTGCTCGCCTCTCACCAACGCCGCGGCGGTCCTGGGCAAGATCGCCCTCGTGAACCGCGGCTCGTGCAACTTCACCGTCAAGGTGAAGAACGCGCAGACCGCCGGGGCGGTCGCGGTGATCGTCGCGAACAACGCGGCGAATGGCCTCCCCGGGATGGGCGGGTCGGACGCGTCGGTGACCATCCCGTCCGTCGGCGTGCAGAAGGCGACGGGCGACTCCATCCGCGCCGCGCTGGCCGGCGCCGAGGTGGTGACCGCGAAGCTGGTGGCCCAGCCCGGCAGCGACGCGTCGGTGCGCTGGCTCATGGGCGAGGACTCGGCGGCGTTCAGCGGCGCCCTCCGGGACATGTGGAACCCGACCTGCTACTCGAACCCGGGCAAGGTGACGGACCGGGCGTACTACGTGTGCGACTACGCCGGCGACAACGGCGGCGTGCACACCAACTCGGGCGTGCCGAACCACGCGTTCGCCCTGCTGGTCGACGGCGGCTCGTACAACGGGCAGACGATCGCCGGGATCGGGCTCACCAAGGCCGCGCACCTCTACTTCCGCGCCGCGGACGTCTACCAGGTCGAGGACAGCGACTTCGCCGACCACGCGACCGCGCTCGAGTCCTCCTGCGCCGACCTCACGGGGGCCACGCTCCCGGCGCTCACGGGCGGCGCCTCGGGCGAGACCATCACCGCCGCCGATTGCGCGGAGGTGGCGAGGACGATCGCAGCGGTCGAGCTGCGGACGCCCCCGACCTTCTGCGGGTTCAGGCCGCTCCTCAACCCGCAGGAGACGCCGCAGTGCGGGGCGGGCACGAACGGAGCGAAGCAGGCGATTCAGCTGTTCTCGTTCGACGCGGGGGCCTCCGGCTGGACCTCCGCGACCTTCGCGGCGGCGCCCGGCGACTTCACCCCGCGCGAGTGGACCTGGCTCGGCGCGCTCCCGAACGGCCGGCCGGGCTCCGCCTTCTTCGCCCCGGATCCCAACATCGGCACGTGCGCACCGGGCGGGGACGAGACCGGGGTGCTCTCGCTGACGAGCCCCGCCATCACGCTCCCGGGCACCACCGAGTTCGCCCGCGCCACGTTCTGGCACTGGGTCGCCACGGAGGCGGGGTTCGACGGCGGGAACGTCAAGGTGAGCGTCAACGGTGGGCCGTGGCAGCTCCTCCCGCCGTCGGCGTTCACGTACAACGGGTACAACGCGCTCCTCGAGACGGCCGCCGCCGGCAACACGAACCCGCTCGCCGGTCAGCCGGCCTGGACCGGCACGGACGCCGGTACCCTCAAGAGCGGGACCTGGGGACGGTCGCACGTGGATCTCGGCACGTTCGCGAAGGCCGGGGACCGGATCCAGCTGCGCTTCGACCTGGGCACCGACGGCTGCGGTGGCCGCGGAGGGTGGTACGTCGACGACGTCGAGGTGTTCAGCTGCACGCCGAACGCGGCGACGGTGGCGGTCGAGGACGCGGCGTATCCAGAAGGCGACGCGGGCGTCGCGACGAGGGGCGTCACCGTCCGGCTCTCCGCGGCGACGGTCCAGCCGGTGGCGGTCCGCTACGTGGTCGTCGACGGAACCGCCCAGCACGGGAACGACTTCGAGGTCGCTGCCACCTCCGGCACGATCGTCGTCCCGGCGGGCAGGACGGCCGCGAGCATCGCCATCGGCCTCAAGGGCGACATCGTGCCCGAGGGCGACGAGGCGTTCCTGGTGAGGATCACCGGCGTCACCGGCGCCACGCTCGCCGACGGCGAGGCGGTGGTGACGATCCTCGAGGATGACGGAGCGCCTCCGGGGCAGAACTGA
- a CDS encoding sodium-dependent transporter encodes MTEPRPSWHSNVGFLLAAVGSAVGLGNLWRFAYLASESGGAAFVLVYLVVIVLVGAPLLVAELAMGRSAREGAFRAPGRLVGRRLEWVGALFVLTGFAILSYYSVITGWTARYLVAVARGAVERDTAAQFAAAASGGAAVTWHLVAMALTVAIVAGGVRGGIERASLVLMPALFVLLIALAAWAATLPDGGAGYAFYLRPDPARIWRLDTFTSAVGQAFFSLSLGMGAMLTYASYLQKGGSLVREGFVIALADGSVAFAGGLVTFPIVYQFGLQGQVGESTVGALFIALPHAFATLGATGRIVGTAFFLALLIAALTSAISLLEVLVDAVVARTGWSRRRAVVLAGGATALAGVPAALDLRWLGAADRIAGNLLLVVGGLIIAILTGWIWTGADAELADGFPHPRVRRAWIWLLRVAIPAALALVLVGAVRDALGVIAAAIR; translated from the coding sequence GTGACCGAACCCCGCCCGAGCTGGCACAGCAACGTCGGCTTCCTGCTCGCCGCGGTCGGCTCGGCCGTCGGGCTCGGGAACCTCTGGCGCTTCGCCTACCTCGCCTCCGAGAGCGGCGGGGCCGCGTTCGTCCTCGTCTACCTCGTCGTGATCGTCCTCGTCGGCGCGCCCCTGCTCGTGGCCGAGCTGGCGATGGGGCGGAGCGCGCGGGAGGGCGCGTTCCGCGCCCCGGGCCGGCTCGTGGGCCGCCGGCTGGAGTGGGTGGGCGCCCTGTTCGTCCTCACCGGGTTCGCGATCCTCTCCTACTACTCGGTCATCACCGGCTGGACCGCGCGCTACCTCGTGGCCGTCGCGCGCGGCGCAGTGGAACGGGACACGGCGGCGCAGTTCGCGGCGGCGGCGTCCGGCGGCGCCGCGGTGACCTGGCACCTGGTGGCGATGGCGCTCACCGTCGCGATCGTGGCGGGCGGGGTGCGCGGCGGGATCGAGCGGGCCTCCCTGGTGCTCATGCCGGCGCTCTTCGTGCTCCTGATCGCGCTCGCCGCATGGGCGGCCACGCTCCCGGACGGCGGCGCGGGCTACGCGTTCTACCTGCGCCCGGACCCCGCCAGGATCTGGCGGCTCGACACCTTCACGAGCGCCGTCGGTCAGGCGTTCTTCTCGCTGTCGCTCGGCATGGGCGCGATGCTCACCTACGCCTCGTATCTCCAGAAGGGCGGGAGCCTGGTGCGCGAGGGGTTCGTCATCGCGCTCGCCGACGGCTCGGTCGCCTTCGCGGGCGGGCTCGTCACGTTCCCCATCGTCTACCAGTTCGGCCTGCAGGGACAGGTCGGCGAGAGCACGGTCGGCGCCCTCTTCATCGCGCTGCCCCACGCGTTCGCGACGCTCGGCGCGACCGGACGGATCGTGGGGACGGCGTTCTTCCTCGCGCTCCTCATCGCCGCGCTCACCTCGGCGATCTCGCTCCTGGAGGTGCTCGTGGACGCCGTGGTCGCCCGCACCGGCTGGAGCCGCCGCCGCGCCGTGGTCCTGGCCGGCGGCGCGACGGCGCTGGCCGGCGTGCCCGCGGCGCTGGACCTCCGCTGGCTCGGCGCCGCCGACCGGATCGCGGGCAACCTCCTGCTCGTCGTCGGCGGACTCATCATCGCGATCCTCACCGGCTGGATCTGGACCGGGGCCGACGCCGAGCTCGCCGACGGCTTCCCGCATCCGCGGGTCCGCCGCGCGTGGATCTGGCTGCTGCGGGTCGCGATCCCCGCCGCCCTCGCGCTCGTCCTCGTCGGCGCGGTGCGCGACGCGCTCGGGGTGATCGCCGCGGCGATCCGGTGA